One Halalkalicoccus subterraneus genomic window carries:
- a CDS encoding universal stress protein — MQILVPVDGSDSSFDALRFGIEFARGFDTDLAVVHFAAERTEETDELFERVRAALAEGGLDVEPELIETEVVTESGAARKVGERIVDLAEQRGYDHVVMGRATSGRLERFVVGSASEAVIEESDLPVTLIP; from the coding sequence ATGCAGATCCTCGTCCCGGTCGACGGCTCGGACAGTAGCTTCGACGCGCTCCGCTTCGGCATCGAGTTCGCCCGCGGGTTCGACACCGACCTGGCGGTCGTACACTTCGCCGCCGAACGGACCGAGGAGACCGACGAGCTGTTCGAACGCGTCCGGGCAGCGCTCGCGGAGGGCGGTCTCGACGTCGAGCCCGAACTGATCGAGACCGAGGTCGTCACCGAGTCGGGGGCCGCCCGGAAGGTGGGCGAGCGGATCGTCGACCTCGCCGAGCAGCGGGGCTACGACCACGTGGTCATGGGGCGGGCGACCAGCGGGCGGCTCGAACGGTTCGTCGTCGGCAGCGCGAGCGAGGCGGTCATCGAGGAGAGCGACCTGCCCGTGACGCTCATCCCGTGA
- a CDS encoding class I SAM-dependent methyltransferase — MDDPRTVRETYDAIASHFAKTREYAWPEVEAFLDGSEGAMGLDLGCANGRHAELLAACTERVVGVDVSRGLLAEARTRAETREFDVDLVQGDAATLPLRAESVGLAVYVATIHHLPTREQRVASLDELARVLAPDGRALVSAWSTAHGTFDSEVGFDTTVDWTLPGGETVPRFYHIYAPDEFEADVAASALALDSVEVSSGNCYAVVREKQ; from the coding sequence ATGGACGACCCGCGAACCGTCCGCGAGACCTACGACGCCATCGCGAGCCATTTCGCGAAGACCCGCGAGTACGCCTGGCCCGAGGTCGAGGCGTTCCTCGACGGCTCGGAGGGGGCCATGGGTCTCGATCTCGGTTGTGCGAACGGCCGACACGCGGAATTGCTCGCCGCGTGTACCGAGCGCGTCGTCGGCGTGGACGTAAGTCGGGGGTTGCTGGCCGAAGCCCGCACGCGCGCCGAAACCCGAGAGTTCGACGTGGATCTCGTACAGGGCGATGCGGCTACACTCCCGCTACGGGCCGAAAGCGTCGGCCTGGCGGTCTACGTCGCGACGATCCATCACCTCCCGACTCGCGAGCAGCGGGTCGCGAGCCTCGACGAGCTCGCGCGGGTGCTCGCGCCCGACGGCCGGGCGCTGGTGAGCGCGTGGAGCACGGCCCACGGGACGTTCGATTCGGAGGTGGGGTTCGATACGACCGTCGATTGGACGCTGCCGGGCGGCGAGACGGTCCCCCGGTTCTATCACATCTACGCGCCCGACGAGTTCGAGGCCGATGTCGCGGCCAGCGCGCTCGCGCTCGACTCGGTCGAGGTTTCGAGCGGAAACTGCTATGCGGTGGTGCGAGAGAAACAGTAA
- the cdd gene encoding cytidine deaminase has translation MNVADLIQAAREAHAEAHVPYSEYRVGAALETVDGTVFTGCNIENANYSNSLHAEEVAISQAIATGHRDFSRLAVSSDRRDGVTPCGMCRQTLAEFCDEDFPILCDRDGEYDEYTLGELLPNTITQAHLE, from the coding sequence ATGAACGTAGCGGATCTCATTCAAGCAGCCCGCGAGGCGCACGCCGAGGCGCACGTCCCCTACTCGGAGTACCGAGTCGGGGCGGCCCTCGAAACCGTCGATGGCACCGTTTTTACCGGGTGTAACATCGAGAACGCGAACTACTCCAACAGCCTCCACGCCGAGGAGGTCGCAATCTCCCAGGCCATCGCGACGGGCCACCGCGATTTTTCGAGACTCGCCGTGAGTTCCGACCGCCGCGACGGCGTCACACCCTGTGGGATGTGCAGACAGACCCTCGCGGAGTTCTGCGACGAGGACTTTCCCATTCTCTGCGATCGCGACGGCGAGTACGACGAGTACACCCTCGGGGAACTGCTCCCGAACACGATCACCCAAGCGCACCTGGAGTAG
- a CDS encoding nucleoside phosphorylase has product MPADDSEDPNAEVQYHIEVGPDDVATSVLLPGNPERVGTIAEFWDESEEKGHHREYRTLTGSYDAAPISVTSTGIGGPSAAIAVEELARIGADTFIRVGSCGAIQEGMDVGDLVITTGGVRQEGTSDEYVREDYPASADHEVVCALIAAAERLGYDYHTGITMSADSFYAGQGRPGFEGFEAAGSTELVDDLREANVKNIEMEASTILTIANVYGLRAGAVCSVYANRITGEFRTEGEGRASETASLAVKLLARMDEVKAEAGAERWHAGLSLE; this is encoded by the coding sequence ATGCCAGCCGACGACAGCGAGGACCCCAACGCGGAGGTACAGTACCACATCGAGGTCGGACCCGATGACGTCGCGACCTCGGTCCTCCTCCCGGGTAACCCCGAACGCGTCGGGACGATCGCGGAGTTCTGGGACGAGTCGGAGGAAAAGGGCCACCACCGCGAGTACCGAACCCTGACCGGGAGCTACGACGCTGCGCCCATCAGCGTGACCTCGACGGGGATCGGCGGGCCTTCAGCGGCGATCGCCGTCGAGGAACTCGCGCGGATCGGCGCGGACACGTTCATCCGGGTCGGCTCCTGTGGCGCGATCCAGGAAGGAATGGACGTCGGCGATCTGGTGATTACGACGGGCGGGGTCCGACAGGAGGGGACCAGCGACGAGTACGTCCGCGAGGACTACCCAGCGAGCGCCGACCACGAGGTGGTTTGTGCGCTGATCGCCGCGGCCGAACGCCTCGGTTACGACTACCACACCGGAATCACGATGAGTGCCGACTCCTTCTACGCAGGACAGGGTCGGCCGGGATTCGAGGGGTTCGAGGCCGCCGGGAGCACGGAGTTAGTCGACGATCTCAGGGAAGCCAACGTGAAGAACATCGAGATGGAGGCCAGCACCATCCTCACGATCGCGAACGTCTACGGGCTACGCGCGGGCGCGGTCTGTTCGGTCTACGCGAACCGGATCACCGGCGAATTCAGGACGGAAGGCGAGGGACGCGCGAGCGAGACGGCGTCACTCGCGGTGAAACTGCTCGCGCGGATGGATGAGGTGAAGGCGGAGGCCGGTGCGGAGCGGTGGCACGCCGGGCTGAGTCTGGAGTGA
- a CDS encoding asparagine synthase-related protein produces MVGFWGQIGFEPLRATRSERLTADLQWTGREALEEHADEDVQVGIATHAGGPAAMANRGDTVVWLWGSIWGFEGPDGYTTVDQPAAAYCASLYEERGLGFVSGLNGTFAGVVYDREDRSVSLFTDRLGSRPIYYSRSDDGVVFSTNVQSLPTHPAVETGFDVEYLAEYFTLQRTFGVKTPLSGVERLQPGSVTTVSLRTASMETDRYWHPHRDPVDESPAYFSRRLAETLVRAVEERTDPETEYGLLLSGGSDSRLTLAALRAAGRDVRCYHLADWVNPEARIAKRVAEAADAPITLLKRGHDYQAGALEKTPQVGNFVGYFNQIHASGFEETLREDVEYLFTGHYGDMLFKGNHVPTPTVDLGALGSFSLPVERDIRSVGAFVDGRISEPPSYISGALSRSMREIYAANVSDEGDRFVDHGAEYGSVREATICSRCPLTNGTSQFFYYGTLQTMPTGTPFLDNRLVDLFLSTPVSTLLRGDLINRAVEHLDPELAAIPHGSTNVALSAPSALQEVGRVATAFKRRHLSAPLEEPHWTAGPWTNHGELIRTQNFVRETIDEHEELIRSLPFLSWAGVNECYRDHLAGADNLAALYTLVTFLRMPVTRRLARDNRTAAPTP; encoded by the coding sequence ATGGTTGGGTTCTGGGGCCAGATCGGTTTCGAGCCACTGCGGGCCACCCGTAGCGAGCGGCTCACGGCCGATCTCCAGTGGACGGGTCGAGAGGCCCTCGAAGAGCACGCGGACGAGGACGTACAGGTCGGCATCGCCACGCACGCGGGCGGCCCGGCGGCGATGGCAAATCGGGGCGACACGGTCGTCTGGCTGTGGGGGTCGATCTGGGGGTTCGAAGGGCCGGACGGCTACACGACGGTGGACCAACCGGCGGCGGCCTACTGTGCGTCGCTGTACGAGGAACGTGGTCTCGGTTTCGTTTCGGGGCTCAACGGAACGTTCGCCGGGGTCGTTTACGACCGCGAGGACCGATCGGTGTCGTTGTTCACCGACCGGTTGGGGAGCCGGCCGATCTACTACTCTCGCAGCGACGACGGCGTCGTGTTCTCGACGAACGTACAGTCCCTCCCGACACACCCGGCCGTCGAAACCGGGTTCGACGTCGAGTATCTCGCGGAGTATTTCACCCTCCAGCGCACGTTCGGCGTGAAAACGCCGCTTTCGGGCGTCGAACGCCTCCAGCCGGGATCGGTTACGACCGTTTCCTTGAGGACGGCGTCGATGGAAACGGACCGCTACTGGCACCCGCACCGCGATCCGGTCGACGAATCGCCGGCGTACTTCTCGCGACGGCTCGCCGAGACGCTCGTACGCGCAGTCGAGGAGCGGACCGACCCCGAAACGGAGTACGGGCTGCTTCTCAGCGGTGGGAGCGACTCGCGGCTGACGCTGGCGGCGCTACGGGCGGCCGGCCGGGACGTCCGGTGTTATCACCTCGCCGACTGGGTCAACCCGGAAGCGAGGATCGCGAAACGGGTCGCTGAGGCCGCGGACGCCCCGATAACACTGCTCAAGCGCGGCCACGACTACCAAGCCGGCGCGCTCGAAAAGACGCCGCAGGTCGGAAACTTCGTCGGTTACTTCAACCAGATCCACGCCTCGGGATTCGAGGAAACCCTCCGCGAGGACGTCGAGTACCTGTTTACGGGCCACTACGGCGATATGCTGTTCAAGGGCAACCACGTTCCGACGCCGACGGTCGATCTGGGCGCGCTCGGCTCGTTTTCACTGCCGGTCGAAAGGGACATTCGAAGCGTCGGGGCGTTCGTCGACGGACGAATCTCCGAGCCGCCCTCGTATATCAGCGGGGCGCTCTCACGAAGCATGCGGGAGATCTACGCCGCAAACGTCTCCGACGAGGGCGATCGGTTCGTCGACCACGGGGCCGAGTACGGGTCGGTACGCGAGGCGACGATCTGCAGCCGGTGTCCCCTCACTAACGGTACCTCCCAGTTCTTCTACTACGGGACGCTTCAGACGATGCCCACCGGAACGCCGTTTCTCGACAACCGGCTCGTGGATCTGTTCCTCTCGACGCCCGTTTCGACGCTGCTACGCGGTGATCTGATCAACAGGGCCGTCGAGCACCTCGATCCGGAGCTCGCGGCGATCCCCCATGGGAGTACGAACGTGGCACTGTCGGCCCCCTCGGCCCTGCAGGAGGTGGGTCGGGTCGCGACGGCGTTCAAGCGCCGTCACCTCTCGGCACCGCTCGAAGAGCCCCACTGGACGGCCGGCCCGTGGACGAACCACGGGGAGCTCATCCGGACGCAAAACTTCGTCCGCGAGACGATCGACGAACACGAGGAACTCATCCGGTCGCTGCCGTTTCTGAGCTGGGCGGGCGTCAACGAGTGTTACCGGGACCACCTCGCGGGCGCGGACAACCTCGCGGCGCTGTACACTCTCGTGACCTTCCTACGGATGCCGGTCACGCGGCGCCTTGCCCGGGATAATCGGACCGCCGCCCCGACGCCGTAA
- a CDS encoding TrmB family transcriptional regulator — protein sequence DRNPGTIRNQMQSLKALQLVEGVPGPKGGYKPTATAYEALDVQQMDEPAAVPLEHEGEPVEGVNVDEIDLSSVHHPELCRAEIHIQGSVRDFHEGDSVIVGPTPLSRLLIEGSVDGKDDTNNILILRIDDMRAPADDDADH from the coding sequence GATCGCAATCCTGGGACCATCCGCAACCAGATGCAGAGCCTGAAAGCCCTGCAACTGGTCGAGGGTGTTCCCGGGCCGAAGGGTGGCTACAAGCCCACCGCCACCGCCTACGAGGCCCTCGACGTCCAGCAGATGGACGAGCCCGCCGCGGTCCCGCTCGAACACGAAGGCGAGCCCGTCGAGGGCGTCAACGTCGACGAGATCGACCTCTCGAGCGTTCATCACCCCGAACTCTGCCGGGCGGAGATCCATATCCAGGGCTCGGTTCGCGACTTCCACGAGGGCGATTCGGTGATCGTCGGTCCGACGCCGCTCTCGCGGCTGCTCATCGAGGGATCCGTCGACGGAAAGGACGACACCAACAACATCCTGATCCTTCGTATCGACGATATGAGGGCTCCAGCTGACGACGACGCCGACCACTAG
- a CDS encoding iron transporter — MRRRAALRSGVALFGGATFAGCLDGLDTLGSESAWRDLVVDRPDEIYVPPKVDGMLDWGTVGTDGYALSVSATRPHRFWTIAGRETNQIAMREAHSVHLMVSVLEPDTRRFVPAEVRVSIRRGDDRVLDRALWPMLSQRMAIHYGDNVALPDAGRYRVVIRVLPRGTGRFSEAFEPTTVTVEFEYVPDEIEGVEQTIIEESRRGRPGAVEPMGHSRDEAAHTGPGGHPPITMSPSPASFPAVLADEIRGDYRMVVARADHTSGRYLFVSPRTRYNGFPLPFASFTARIERPSGTTSLALTEATHPAFGHHYGAVVDPLSAGTTIAVDLDVPPQVARHEGYETALFDLRALSLRVP, encoded by the coding sequence ATGCGACGCCGTGCCGCGCTCCGCTCCGGAGTCGCTCTGTTCGGCGGAGCGACGTTCGCAGGCTGTCTCGACGGACTCGACACCCTCGGCTCGGAGTCGGCGTGGCGTGATCTGGTCGTCGACCGTCCCGACGAGATCTACGTCCCGCCGAAAGTCGACGGCATGCTCGACTGGGGGACGGTCGGGACCGACGGGTACGCACTCTCGGTCTCGGCGACCCGTCCGCATCGCTTCTGGACGATCGCCGGCCGCGAGACGAACCAGATCGCCATGCGGGAGGCCCACTCGGTCCACCTGATGGTGTCTGTCTTGGAGCCCGATACCCGTCGGTTCGTTCCGGCCGAGGTCCGAGTCTCGATCCGCCGCGGCGACGATCGGGTGCTCGATCGCGCCCTCTGGCCGATGCTCTCACAGCGCATGGCCATTCACTACGGCGACAACGTCGCGCTCCCCGACGCCGGACGCTATCGTGTCGTGATCCGGGTGCTTCCCCGCGGGACCGGGCGGTTCTCGGAGGCGTTCGAGCCGACGACGGTGACCGTCGAGTTCGAGTACGTGCCCGACGAGATCGAGGGGGTCGAGCAGACGATCATCGAGGAGTCCCGCCGCGGACGCCCCGGTGCCGTCGAACCGATGGGCCACAGTCGCGACGAGGCGGCCCACACCGGGCCGGGCGGTCACCCGCCGATTACGATGTCCCCGTCGCCGGCGTCGTTTCCGGCCGTGCTCGCCGACGAGATCCGTGGCGATTATCGGATGGTCGTCGCGCGAGCTGACCACACCTCGGGGCGATACCTGTTCGTCTCGCCGCGAACCCGATATAACGGGTTCCCGCTGCCGTTCGCGTCGTTTACGGCACGAATCGAACGCCCGTCAGGGACCACATCGCTCGCATTGACCGAGGCGACTCACCCGGCGTTCGGGCACCATTACGGGGCGGTCGTCGACCCGCTTTCGGCGGGAACGACGATCGCGGTCGATCTCGACGTGCCGCCACAGGTCGCGCGCCACGAGGGCTACGAGACGGCGTTGTTCGACCTCAGAGCGCTCAGTCTGCGGGTTCCGTAG
- a CDS encoding NAD(P)/FAD-dependent oxidoreductase, giving the protein MTEQVVVLGAGYAGAGAISELENELSDAQITWISDTDYHLVLHESHRVIRDPSVRDHITIPVEEIKSPATRFIEGEVTDLDTDERIVSLDDGTEVDYDYVLVALGSDTAYYGIPGLDEHSLTLKSLDDALAIHDAVKTAARDATREEPAQVAIGGAGLSGIQAAGEVAEFRDKHNAPIEISLIEALPEIMPGQNPELQGAVKKRLLDADIGIMTDDPITEADEETIQFDEGEPLEYDVFVWTGGITGRECLENANVEKEHNRVVAESTFQTDDERVFAIGDSAIVDQGETPAPPTAQAAWQAAELVGENIARASEGRPLKTWTFEDKGTLISVGNRAVAHNVQAMPINTFGWIGAETLKKAVAARWIKDVSSAKRAKRAWKYL; this is encoded by the coding sequence ATGACAGAGCAGGTCGTCGTGCTCGGAGCGGGCTACGCCGGTGCCGGAGCCATCTCCGAACTCGAAAACGAGTTGAGCGACGCACAGATCACGTGGATCTCCGATACCGACTACCACCTCGTCCTCCACGAGTCCCACCGTGTGATCCGCGATCCCTCGGTTCGCGATCACATCACCATCCCCGTCGAGGAGATCAAATCGCCCGCTACGCGCTTCATCGAGGGCGAAGTCACCGATTTGGACACCGACGAGCGCATCGTCTCGCTCGACGACGGCACCGAGGTCGACTACGACTACGTGCTGGTCGCGCTGGGCTCCGATACTGCGTACTACGGCATCCCCGGTCTCGACGAGCACTCGCTCACTCTCAAAAGTCTCGACGACGCGCTGGCGATCCACGACGCCGTAAAAACCGCCGCGCGCGACGCGACCCGCGAGGAGCCCGCACAGGTCGCCATCGGCGGCGCGGGCCTCTCGGGGATCCAGGCCGCCGGCGAGGTCGCGGAGTTCCGCGATAAGCACAACGCACCCATCGAGATCTCGCTGATCGAGGCGCTGCCCGAGATCATGCCCGGCCAGAACCCCGAGCTGCAGGGCGCGGTCAAGAAACGCCTGCTCGACGCCGACATCGGGATCATGACCGACGACCCGATCACCGAGGCCGACGAGGAGACCATCCAGTTCGACGAGGGCGAGCCACTGGAGTACGACGTCTTCGTCTGGACCGGCGGGATTACGGGACGGGAATGTCTCGAAAACGCCAACGTCGAGAAGGAGCACAACCGCGTCGTCGCGGAATCGACCTTCCAGACCGACGACGAGCGCGTCTTCGCCATCGGCGACTCGGCGATCGTCGACCAGGGCGAGACCCCCGCACCGCCGACCGCACAGGCCGCCTGGCAGGCCGCCGAGCTCGTCGGCGAGAACATCGCCCGCGCGAGCGAGGGTCGCCCGCTGAAGACCTGGACCTTCGAGGACAAGGGGACGCTCATCTCCGTGGGCAATCGCGCGGTCGCCCACAACGTCCAGGCGATGCCGATCAACACGTTCGGCTGGATCGGCGCCGAAACCCTCAAAAAGGCCGTCGCGGCCCGCTGGATCAAGGACGTCTCCTCGGCGAAGCGCGCGAAGCGCGCCTGGAAGTACCTCTAG
- a CDS encoding phosphohexomutase domain-containing protein — MIRFGTAGIRGPVRDSVTPATCLAVGQAAGEAGMTVVLGRDGRETGGALADAMAAGLESAGADVIRLGVVPTPTVAFASQDRYGVMLTASHNPPPDNGIKLFEDGVEYDRGAETRIETALQDGTNPAEWDAWGESTTESVLDRYREAVVEYARRFEGDPVGLRVAVDCGNGMASVATPQVLSNLGAAVTTLNANVDGHFPGRGSKPTPETLSDLRAFVADGPYDVGIGHDGDADRIVIVDESGEVVHEDTILAILAERYTRKNDAADPVVVTTPNASARIDERVEAAGGRVERVRLGALHEGIARVRESGGTVAFAAEPWKHIHPAFGGWIDGVASAAILTRLVTDAGGIAPLREPITERPYRKVAVDCPDERKEATMARLETTLPAAFSEAAVETDYGVRLERPDGSWLLVRPSGTEPYIRLYAESEEIDALIAEATAVIESAVDG; from the coding sequence ATGATTCGTTTCGGAACCGCGGGTATCCGCGGCCCGGTCCGCGACAGCGTAACGCCCGCGACCTGTCTCGCCGTCGGACAGGCTGCCGGCGAGGCGGGAATGACCGTCGTGCTCGGACGTGACGGGCGCGAAACCGGCGGGGCGCTGGCCGACGCGATGGCCGCCGGCCTCGAAAGCGCCGGCGCGGACGTGATCCGGCTGGGCGTCGTCCCGACCCCGACGGTCGCCTTCGCCTCGCAGGATCGGTACGGCGTGATGCTCACGGCCTCACACAACCCGCCGCCGGACAACGGGATCAAACTGTTCGAGGACGGCGTCGAGTACGACCGTGGAGCGGAAACGAGGATCGAAACCGCCCTCCAGGACGGGACGAACCCGGCGGAGTGGGACGCGTGGGGCGAATCGACCACCGAGAGCGTTCTCGATCGCTACCGGGAGGCGGTCGTCGAGTACGCGCGCCGGTTCGAGGGCGACCCCGTGGGGCTGCGCGTCGCCGTCGACTGCGGAAACGGGATGGCGAGCGTCGCGACCCCTCAGGTGCTTTCGAATCTCGGGGCCGCAGTCACGACGCTGAACGCCAACGTCGACGGACACTTCCCCGGCCGCGGAAGCAAGCCGACCCCCGAGACACTTTCGGACCTCCGGGCGTTCGTCGCGGATGGACCGTACGACGTCGGGATCGGCCACGACGGCGACGCAGACCGGATCGTGATCGTCGACGAATCGGGCGAGGTGGTCCACGAGGACACGATACTGGCGATCCTCGCCGAACGCTACACGCGAAAGAACGACGCGGCCGACCCGGTCGTCGTGACGACGCCGAACGCCTCCGCGCGGATCGACGAGCGCGTCGAGGCCGCGGGCGGGCGCGTCGAACGCGTCCGACTGGGCGCGCTCCACGAGGGAATCGCCCGGGTTCGCGAGTCGGGCGGGACGGTCGCATTCGCCGCCGAACCCTGGAAACACATCCACCCCGCCTTCGGCGGCTGGATCGACGGGGTCGCGAGCGCCGCGATCCTCACCCGACTGGTCACCGACGCCGGGGGGATCGCACCCCTGCGGGAACCGATCACGGAACGGCCGTATCGGAAGGTGGCCGTCGACTGTCCCGACGAGAGAAAGGAGGCGACGATGGCGCGCCTCGAAACGACGCTTCCGGCGGCGTTTTCCGAGGCCGCAGTCGAGACGGACTACGGCGTTCGTCTCGAACGACCCGACGGATCGTGGCTCCTCGTGCGGCCAAGCGGCACCGAACCCTACATCCGACTGTACGCCGAAAGCGAGGAGATCGATGCCCTGATCGCCGAGGCTACCGCGGTCATCGAGTCGGCCGTCGACGGATAG
- the eif1A gene encoding translation initiation factor eIF-1A, whose protein sequence is MSEEGGRKNLRMPDDDEMFAVVTNMLGGGRVRLQCNDGKERMGRIPGRMRFRTWINEGDVVLIEPWDWQDEKADIEWRYKGQDADQLRREGHID, encoded by the coding sequence ATGAGCGAAGAAGGCGGCCGAAAGAACCTCCGGATGCCCGACGACGACGAGATGTTCGCCGTCGTCACCAACATGCTCGGTGGCGGGCGCGTCAGACTCCAGTGCAACGACGGCAAAGAGCGCATGGGCCGGATCCCCGGTCGAATGCGCTTTCGCACCTGGATCAACGAGGGAGACGTCGTCCTGATCGAGCCCTGGGACTGGCAGGACGAGAAAGCCGACATCGAGTGGCGGTATAAGGGTCAGGACGCGGACCAGCTACGCCGCGAAGGCCACATCGACTGA
- a CDS encoding DUF5793 family protein, whose amino-acid sequence MRRDYFTLDVRGVDWVEEGGSPSTPTVVIDFEGPADELEERLTGFDGELLSAGQTDVALRLQGDVDEEGTVGVVSVTNRVTGDFVLELNETASDVLRFIRAARAYGKEADSDERYRVDILVNGEELVTYDKSTFLVYDREGSLLRQHSLIPSGVEL is encoded by the coding sequence ATGAGGCGCGATTATTTCACGCTCGATGTTCGCGGGGTCGACTGGGTCGAGGAGGGGGGTTCGCCGTCAACGCCGACGGTCGTAATCGACTTCGAGGGGCCGGCCGACGAGCTCGAAGAACGCCTGACCGGGTTCGACGGCGAACTCCTCTCGGCGGGACAGACCGACGTCGCCCTGCGCCTCCAGGGCGACGTCGACGAGGAGGGGACCGTCGGTGTCGTCAGCGTGACCAACCGCGTCACCGGCGATTTCGTTCTGGAGCTCAACGAAACCGCAAGCGACGTGTTGCGGTTCATTCGCGCCGCCCGGGCGTACGGAAAGGAAGCCGACTCCGACGAGCGCTACCGGGTGGACATCCTCGTGAACGGCGAGGAGCTGGTCACCTACGACAAATCGACGTTTCTGGTCTACGACCGCGAGGGGAGCCTGCTTCGCCAGCACAGCCTGATCCCCAGCGGCGTCGAGCTGTGA
- a CDS encoding DUF2243 domain-containing protein: protein MTGTTSERRSILLWGGVFGFGLGALLDVILFHQILQTHHLLSGFYDPLTYDGLRTNVMFDGLFSLSMLAIAGVGAAVLWRTVNRANRPLSSLALVGASLVGAGVFNLFDGVVDHYLLGLHDVLHGTEVWNPPWVVVSLLLLGAGLAVLRRAAPPVEPREPATEPAD from the coding sequence ATGACCGGTACCACGAGCGAGCGACGCTCGATCCTGCTGTGGGGCGGCGTTTTCGGATTCGGACTCGGCGCACTGCTCGACGTGATACTCTTCCACCAGATCCTTCAGACACACCACCTCCTGTCGGGGTTCTACGACCCGCTGACCTACGACGGGCTCCGGACGAACGTCATGTTCGACGGGCTGTTCTCGCTGTCGATGCTCGCGATCGCCGGCGTCGGCGCGGCGGTGCTCTGGCGAACCGTCAACCGGGCGAACCGTCCCCTCTCCTCGCTCGCCCTCGTCGGTGCGTCGCTGGTCGGCGCGGGCGTGTTCAACCTCTTCGACGGGGTCGTGGACCACTACCTGCTCGGGCTGCACGACGTGCTTCACGGTACCGAGGTCTGGAACCCCCCATGGGTCGTCGTCAGCCTGCTCCTGCTCGGAGCCGGGCTGGCCGTGCTGCGACGTGCCGCGCCGCCCGTCGAACCGCGCGAGCCGGCTACGGAACCCGCAGACTGA
- a CDS encoding BKACE family enzyme, whose amino-acid sequence MGYSDYLAGEPLIITVAPTGGVHGKETHPDLPETPAEIAETAAACEAAGASVIHLHARRKNGERSFSRERFRELTTAVREATEEMVIQHSTGGTGVPLEDRLEPLRTDPAPEMASLDMGPVNRYHHLTSENPRGTVDTLHEKMHERGIKPELEVFNPGHLNEVEAFLDRTEIEDPPYLGVLYGGGTLTPAHPRNVQNVVDNLPAGAAFNTLAMGRHQLPLTTTSVLLGGHVRVGFEDNVYIRAGEQAESNAQLVERAQNIAELLGRPVATPEQARAILGVQ is encoded by the coding sequence ATGGGCTATAGCGACTACTTGGCGGGCGAGCCGCTGATCATCACCGTCGCACCGACCGGCGGCGTCCACGGCAAGGAGACCCACCCTGACCTGCCCGAGACCCCCGCGGAGATCGCCGAGACGGCAGCGGCCTGCGAGGCGGCCGGCGCGTCGGTGATCCACCTGCATGCCCGCCGGAAGAACGGCGAGCGCTCCTTCTCGCGCGAGCGCTTTCGGGAACTGACGACGGCGGTTCGCGAAGCCACGGAGGAGATGGTGATCCAGCACTCGACGGGCGGGACCGGGGTCCCCCTCGAAGACCGACTGGAGCCGCTTCGGACGGACCCGGCCCCGGAGATGGCGAGCCTCGACATGGGGCCGGTGAACCGGTATCATCACCTGACGAGCGAGAACCCGAGAGGAACCGTCGATACGCTCCACGAGAAGATGCATGAGCGAGGGATCAAACCCGAGCTGGAGGTCTTCAACCCCGGCCATCTGAACGAGGTCGAGGCGTTCCTCGACCGTACGGAAATCGAAGACCCACCGTATCTGGGCGTGCTCTACGGCGGCGGGACGCTCACGCCGGCCCATCCGCGGAACGTCCAGAACGTCGTCGACAACCTGCCCGCGGGCGCAGCGTTCAACACACTGGCGATGGGGCGTCATCAGCTCCCGCTGACGACCACGAGTGTCCTGCTGGGCGGCCATGTGAGGGTTGGCTTCGAGGACAACGTCTATATCCGCGCGGGCGAGCAGGCGGAGAGCAACGCACAACTGGTCGAACGGGCTCAAAACATCGCCGAGCTGTTGGGCCGGCCGGTCGCCACGCCCGAGCAGGCGCGGGCGATCCTTGGCGTCCAATGA